In the Nocardioides marmotae genome, TCGAGCTTCCCCTCCATGGCCCGCAGGTGCTCGCGGGAGCAGGTCTCGCAGTAGACGCGGGCGCGGCCGCGCTCGACGGCGGTCGTCCAGGTCAGGGTGCGCGCCGGGTCGGACTCCTGGCGCCCGCACCACCCGCACGTCCGCGTGGTCTCCGGGGTCTCCACCCGCCCGAGCCTAGGACGTCGACCCCATGCGGCGGGACCGAGCGGGACGGAGCCGCGCCGGCCGCAGACGCCGAGGAGCCCGGCACCACTCACGTGGTGCCGGGCTCCCCTGTGCATCACCCGCGATCAGGGTGAGGTCGGTTCCGCCTCAGAGGGCGCGGGCCAGGGCGAGGCGTGCCTGCTGCGCGGCTCGCTCGGCCTTGCGGCTCAGGCGGCGGGCACGGGCCAGCTCGTGGCCGCGGCGGGACTGTTGCGCCTCTCCCAGGCGCGCGGACATTTGTGCGCGGGCCAGGTTTTCGTTCATGAGATTCATGTCGGTGCTCCGGTGGGTCTCGGTGGTCATGTGAGGTCGGTCCTTGATCTGGTCAGGCGCGCTCAGAGCGCTCGGGCGAGGGCGGTCCGGGCCTGCTGCGCGGCCGTCTCGGCCTTGCGGTGCATCCGGATGGAGCGGGCCAGCTGGTGGGACCGGCGAGCCTTCTCCGCCTCTCCGAGGCGCGCACTCATCTGCGCGCGGGCGATGTCTACGTGGAGGTGGTTCATCGCGACGTCCTTGTCGTGAGGGATGGTGCTGCGGGATGGATGGGTGGTGCTGCTGGTGCTGCGGGGGCCACCGGTCAGGCGGCGTCGGTCTTGCGCGGACGGCCGCGGGGCCGCTTGCGGGGGATCACCACTCCTTGGAGGAAGAGCTGTCCGCCCCAGACACCCCAGGGCTCCCGGCGGTCGAGCGCCCCGTCGAGGCACAGGGCCTGGACCGGGCACTCCTGGCAGAGGGCCTTGGCGTGCTCCACGTCGGACGGGGACTCGGCGAACCACAGCTCGGGGTTGTTGGCCCGGCAGGGCAGCAGCTCGTCGTCGACCTGGGCCGCTCGGTCGTGCAGGGAGCCGAGGGTGGACTCCGCTGCGGGACTGCGGTCGAGAACGCTGATGGTCATGTTTCACCTCCTCGTTTTCCTTGATCGCGGGTGTGCGGGAAACAGAAAGGCCGCGGATCCCGGGTGTCGGGTTCCGCGGCCTGGAGGCGCCGGTGCTGAGTGGTCTCAGCAGATCGGTGGTCTCCAGGCAGTGGTACCCGGGAAGTAGGCGGGGGTGGCGGCGTCGCGCTTGATGGCGGTGGTCGCGCCGAGGACGGTCAGGGTCGCCGGACGGACGGAGCCCTCCTGGCGATCGCGCACGATGACCGCGGCCGGGATCCAGGCGCGGATCGAGGCAGGGATCGAGGCGTGGCCGCACGTGGGCATGGCGAAGCCGGACGGGGTCTGAGCCGTCGTCGTCGGGTTCACGAAGCTGATCATCGGGGCCACCTCCTTCGATGTGCGGGCGCCGGTCGGGTCAGGACCGTGATGCGCATGACTGATAGCGGGAAATTTAGCCCCCTGCCTCGGTAAGGGGCAAACCATTTAATGGTCATTTCTCCGATTTCTTTTTCAAGCGCCGCCCGCGGACCGCCTGGGCCGCCGCTGCGCCCTCGGGGAGATCTCGGCGCTGACCTGCGCAGACACCTACCCGACGAGCTCGAGCACGTCCTCGCCGTACTTCTCGACCTTCGACCGGCCTATACCACTGATCCGCAGCATCGCCTCGGGCGTGCGCGGCTTGTGCTCGGCGATGAGCTGGAGGGTGGCGTCGGTGAAGACGACGAACGCCGGGACCGACTCGGTGTCGGCGCGCTCCTTGCGCCAGGTGCGCAGCCGCTCGAAGAGCTCCTCGTCGTACGACGCCGGGCAGTCGTGGCAGCGGCCGCGCTTCTTCTCGACCGCCGAGGTCAGCGGCTTGCCGCACTCGCGGCAGCCGGCGACCTTGCGCCGCCGCGGCCCGTCCTGGGGCCGGGTGTCCTCGGGCAGCAACGGGTCGAGGAACCGAGAGGGCCGGCGCGACGCGCGGCCGCCGGGGTTGCGGGCCGCCGCCCAGGACAGGGCGAGGTCGAGCCGGGCGCGGGTCATCCCGACGTAGAGCAGCCGGCGCTCCTCCTCCACCGCCAGCGGGGTGTCGGCGTACGTGATCGGCAGCGTGCCGTCCTGGAGGCCGCACAGGAACACCGAGTCCCACTCCAGGCCCTTGGCGGCGTGGAAGGTGGCGAGCGTGACGCCCTCGGCGACCGGCGCGTGCTGCTCGGCGGCCCGGCGGTCGAGGTCGTCGACGAACGCCTCGAGGTCTCCCCCGCCGGACTCGAACTCGCTGGCCTGGTCGACGAGCGCCTGCCAGGACTCCCACCGGTCCCGCGTCTGGCCGCGGGCGGCCGGCGCCTCGGCGGTCCAGCCCATCCCGGCGAGCGTCGCGGTCACGGTGTCGACGACGCCGACGCCCTCGCCGGAGCGGGCGGCGCCGCGGATCCGGGTGACCGCCTCGCGGACCTCCGGTCGGTCGAAGAACCGGCTGGCGCCGCGGACGACGTAGGGGATGCGGCGCGCGGACAGCGCCTCCTCGAAGGCCTCGGAGAGAGCGTTGATGCGGAAGAGGATGGCGATCTCGCCGAGCGGGCGGCCGGCGTCGCGGAGCTTGAGGATCCGCGCGGCGACCTCCTCGGCCTCCGCGACCTCGTCGGGGCGCGCCTGGTAGGTCACCGGCGGGCCGGCCGGGCGCTGGGCGCGCAGGTCGACGCCCTGGCTGGGGGTGCCGGCCAGCAGCGTGTTCGCGGCCTCGACCACCTGGGGGGTCGAGCGGTAGTTGCGGACCAGCTCGACCGAGGTGGTCCCGGGGTGGCGCTTGGGGAAGTCGCGCAGGTAGTCGGCGTTGGCGCCGGCGAAGGAGTAGATCGTCTGGGCGGGGTCGCCGACCACGCAGATCTCGTTGCGGCCACCGAGCCAGAGGTCGAGCAGCGCCGACTGGAGCGGCGAGACGTCCTGGAACTCGTCGACGACGAACCACTTGTACTGCCGGCGGACCTGCGCGGCCACCCGCTCGTCCTCGGCGAGCATGCCGGCGGTCAGCAGGAGGATGTCCTCCATGTCCATCCGGCCGGCCTCGCGCTTGGCGTCCTCGTAGCTGCCGAAGACCCGGCCGACCGTGCCGGGGTCGAGGTTGGTGACGCTGCGCCCGCGCTCAGGGGCGACCCGGGCGTAGTCGTCGGGGTGGACGTTGCTGACCTTGGCCCACTCCACCTCCGAGGCCAGGTCGCGCAGCAGCGCCTGGTCCGCCGAGATCCGCTGCCGCCGCGCGGCCGAGGCCAGCAGCCCGATCTTGGACTCGATCAGCTGCGGCAGCTCGGTGCCGTGGACGTGCGGCCAGAAGTACCGCAGCTGCCGCAGCGCCGCGGAGTGGAACGTGCGCGCCTGGACGCCGCCGGCCCCGAGCGTGCGCAGCCGGCCGCGCATCTCGCCGGCCGCGCGGGTGGTGAAGGTGACCGCCAGGACCTCGGTCGGGGCGTAGACGCCGGTCGCGACGCCGTACGCGATGCGGTGGGTGATCGCGCGGGTCTTGCCGGTGCCGGCGCCGGCCAGCACGCGGACCGGCCCGCGCAGCGCCTCCGCGACCGTGCGCTGCTCCGGGTCGAGCGCGGCGAGCAGGTCCTCGGGGCGGGTCATGCGGGGGAACATCTCCTGGTGCCGGATGGTTTGATCGGTACGGTTCCAGACCCTAGACGCCGGAGGCGACAGTCCAGATGAGCGGCCAGTTCACGATGTACACGACCCCCTGGTGCGGTTACTGCCACCGCCTCAAGAGCCAGCTGGACCGCGAGGGGATCACCTACGACATCGTCGACATCGAGCAGTCCCCCGACGCCGTCCAGATCGTGGAGTCGGCCAACGACGGCAACCAGACGGTGCCGACCCTCGTCTACGCCGACGGCACCGCCCAGACCAACCCCTCGCTCGCGCAGGTCAAGGAGAAGCTGGCCGCGCTGGCCTGATCCTCCCCGCCCGGCCCACCGGGCTTGTAACGCGACGTTCGCCGCTGTTGATGCACGCTGCAACGTGCAGGAACAGCGGCGAACCATGCGTTACATGGGCCGCGGCCGGTCACCACTGGCCGGGCAGCGTCCCGCCGTACCAGTGCTCGATCAGCGAACGGCTGATCGAGACGCCGCCGGGGAGCACGAGCTGGCCGGACTCCGCCTGCTCGCGCATCTCGGCGCGAGTGAACCAGCGGGCGTCCTCGATCTCGACCTCGTCGACGGTGATCTCGGTCGAGGTGGCGCGGGCGACGAAGCCCACCATCAGGCTGGCCGGCAGCGGCCACGGCTGGCTGGAGAAGTACGACACCTCGCCGACCGCCACGCCGGTCTCCTCGGCGACCTCGCGGCGCACGGCGTCCTCGAGGGTCTCGCCGGGCTCGCAGAAGCCGGCCAGCGTGGAGTAGCGCCCGGGCGGCCACACCGCCTGCCGGCCGAGCAGGCAGCGCTCGTCCTCCGCACCCGGCTCGCCCGAGGTGACGACCATGATCACCGCGGGGTCGGTGCGCGGGAACTGCGCCTTGCCGCACTGGGTGCACACCAGCTCGTGGCCGGCCGCGGTGGCCTCGAGGCGGCCGCCGCAGCGGGGGCAGAAGCGCGTCGCGAAGTGCCACTCGGCCAGGCCGAGCGCGTGCAGGACCAGCGGCGCGACCGTGACGTTGTCGTCGGAGAGCGACGGCAGCAGGCCGCGCAGCGGGAGCCACGAGGCGTCCCCCTTCGCCTCCTCGGGGCCGGTGACGACCGCGAACCAGGCCCGTCCCTCCCGCTCCCCCAGCAGCACGCGCAGGCCCTCGGGCGCCTCCGAGGGCGCGACCCACTCGATCCGGCCATCGACCGGCTGCACGCGGGTCCCGGAGACGACCAGCACCCGGCTCGACTCGTCGGCCCACCGCTCGGCGAGCCACGCGTCGTCCTTGCGGTGCACCGCGAGGCGGTCGTGCGGGTCCTGGGCGAGCCTGAGGTGCGGAGCGGTCACGTCCGGAGGCTAGACCGACACCCCTGAGCCCCGAGGACCACCCGCGTCCCCACGGCCGGCAGGGTCCCGGACTATCCGGCCGCGCCGCGACGTTGGACCGGGCATGAGGACCTACGACGCCGTGGTGGTGGGAGCCGGGCAGGCGGGGCTGTCGGCCTCCTACCACCTGCGGCGCCTCGGCCTGGACCACGTCGTCCTGGACGCCGACGCCGCCCCGGGTGGCGCCTGGCAGCACCGGTGGGACTCCCTGACCATGCACGACGTCCACGGGGTCGCCGCGCTGCCGGACTCCGTGCCGCCGGTGGACGGGTCGGGCCGGGCCAACGTCGTGGTGCCGGCGTACTTCGCTGCCTACGAGCGGGCCCACGACCTCCCCGTCGTCCGGCCGGTCGCGGTGGACCGGGTCGAGGACGGTCCCGGGGGGCTGCTCGTGGTCCGGGCCGGCGACCGGTCCTGGACCACGCGGACGCTGGTCAACGCGACCGGGACCTGGCGCCAGCCGTTCGTGCCGCACTACCCCGGCGTCGAGACGTTCGCCGGCGAGCAGTGGCACACCGTCGGCTTCCCGGGCGCGGAGCACTTCCGGGGCACCCGGGTGGTCGTGGTCGGCGGCGGCGCCTCGGCCGTGCAGCACCTCGGCGAGCTCGCGCCGGTCACCGAGACCCTGTGGGTCACCCGCCGGGAGCCGGTCTGGCGCACCGACGACTTCACCTCCGACCGCGGGCGCGAGGCCGTCGCCCTGGTCGAGGAGCGGGTACGCCGCGGCCTGCCGCCCACCAGCGTGGTCAGCGTGACCGGGCTGGCGCTGCGGCCCCAGGAGCACGAGGCGGCCCGGCTCGGCGCCTATCGGCGGCACCCGATGTTCCGCGCGGTCGAGCCCGGCGGCGTACGCATGCCCGACGGGTCCTTCGAGCCCGCCGGCGCGATCCTGTGGGCCACCGGCTTCCGGCCGGCCGTGGCCCACCTGGCGCCGCTGCGCCTGCGCTCCGAGCACGGCGGGATCACCCTGGACGGCACCAGCGCCGTGGCCGACCCGCGGGTGCAGCTGGTCGGCTACGGCCCCTCGGCGAGCACCATCGGCGCCAACCGGGCCGGCCGCGCCGCCGCCCGCGCCGTGCAACGCCACCTGGCGGGCACGAGCACGGACACGGCTCAGACCCGCAGCAGCGCCGCCAGCTCCTGACGATCCGGCAGGTGGGCCGGCTCGACGATCCGCCCGCTGCGCACGAAGTAGAACGCGGCGCGCACCCGCTCCAGGGGCAGGTCGTGCAGCTCGGCCCAGGCCTGGCGGTAGATCGCCAGCTGGAGGGCGTCGGCCTCGCCGGAGCGGCCGGTCTTCCAGTCGACCACGAGGTAGCCCTCCCCCGCCTCGGTGTCCTCGCGGTAGACCGCGTCGATCCGACCGCGCACCACCTGGCCGTCGACCACGAGCGCGAACGCCGGCTCGACCGCGACCGGCACCCGGTCGGCGAACGGACCCTCCTCGAACCGCGCGATCAGCTCCTGGAGGTCGGCGTCGTCGTCGATGTCGACGTCCGCGCGGCCGGGCAGCTCGTCGGGGTCGATGAGCAACTGCTGGCCGAACCGGGCCTCGACCCAGGCGTGGAAGCGGGTGCCGAAGCGGGCCGCCGAGGAGGGCTGGCGCGGCATCGGCCGGGCCAGGTCGCGGGCGAGCGCGTCGGGGTCGTCGCGCAGCCGGGCGAGCGAGGTCGCCGAGAGGCTGCTGGGCAGCTCGACCTCCACGTGCGGTGACCGGTCGCGGCGGGCCTCCTCGAGCAGCCGGGCGATCTCGTCGTCCCACTGCTGGACCCGCTCGAGCTCGAGGACGTCCTCGATCCCGTCCTCGATGCCGCCGGCCAGCTCGGCGTCGGTGACCGGGTCGGCCTCCCGCACCCGGCGCGCGGCCTCGATGCGCCGCTCGACCTCGGCGGTGCGGTGCGAGATGGGCCAGGGCAGGTCCGGCGAGCGGTCGGCGTACGGGCTCTCCTCGCCCTTGACCGCGCAGTCGGCCCAGCGGTCCGGCTCGGCGCCCCAGGTCGCCATCGCCTCCCGCGTCGCGCACAGGTACGCCGAGGGGCCCAGCCCGCTCTTGAGGTGCGGGGCCCAGCGCCAGGCCGAGACCCACAGCGAGTGCCGGGCGCGGGTCCACGCGACGTACCCCAGCCGCAGCTCCTCGAGCGCCTCGTGGGCCTTGACGGCCTCGCCGAGCGCCTTGAGGTCCTCGGGCGCGTGCCCGGCCAGCTGCGGCAGGTCGCGGGCGTCGCCGCGCAGGGCGGTCGGCATCACGAACGGCACGGTCAGCCAGCTGGACCGGGTGCGGTTGGTGGGGAACTTCCGCTCGGTGACGCCGACGAGGAAGACCGCGTCCCACTCCAGGCCCTTGGCGCGGTGGACGGTGAGCAGCTTGACCGAGTCGGCCTCCGACGGGGTGGCCACGTCGAGGCCCTGACCGAACTCGTCCTCGGCCTCCAGCCAGGCCAGCAGGGCGGCCAGGGTGACCTGGCCGTCGACGGCCTGGAACTCCGCGACCGCCTGGACGAACAGGTCGAGGTTGTCGCGGCGGGCGGCGGCCGCGGGGCTCACCGAGGACGCCAGCTCGACGTCGATGCCGGTGATCTCCACGATGCGCCGCACCAGGTCGAGGATCGGCTCGCCGACCGCGGCCCGCAGTCGGCGCAGCTCGGCTGCCAGCAGCGTGAACCGCTCGCGCGCCTCGGTGGAGTACTCCAGGTCGCCCGGGTCCTCCAGGGCGTCGCACAGCGAGGGGATCTCGGTCGGGTCGGCGCCCTCGACGGCGGCCGCGAGCTGGGCCCGGACGTCGTCGAACGCGGTGGCCCCCGACGTGTCGCCGGCGAGCTCGCGAGCGCGCCGGCCCAGCAGGGCCAGGTCGCGCGGGCCGATCGCCCACCGCGGCCCCGCGAGCAGCGTCAGCAGCGCGGCGTTAGCGGTGACGTCCTGCACCAGGGTCAGCGTGGCGACGACCTCGGAGACCTCGGGCAGGCGCAGCAGCCCCTTCAGGCCGACGATCTCGACCGGCACCTCGCGCGCGCTCAGGGCGTCGAAGACCGCCGCGGCGTGCGCGTTGTCGCGGGTGAGGACGCCGATCTCCTTCCAGCACGGGCCGTCCTTGGTCGCCGACAGCGCGGCGTGGGTCTCCAGGACGCGGTCGCCGAGCCAGGCCAGCTCGTCGTCCCAGGTCTCGTGCACGACCGCCCGGACCTCGCCGGGGTCGGCCCCCGGCTTGGCCTCCAGCGGCAGCAGGTCGGGCCGGCTGGCGTAGAGCTCCTCGGCCAGGTGGTTGGCGGTGGCGAGGATGCGGGCGTCGGAGCGCCGGTTGACGGTCAGCGGGTACGTCGTGCCGGGCACGCCGACCGCGGTCGGGAACTCCCGGGTGAACTCCAGGATGTTCGACACCGACGCGCCGCGCCAGCCGTAGATCGCCTGGTTCGGGTCGCCGACCGCCATCACCGGGTGCCCGCGGCCGGCCTCGGCCTCGGGGCCGGAGAACAGCCGGCGCAGCATCAGCGCCTGGGCGACCGAGGTGTCCTGGTACTCGTCGAGCAGGACGACGCGGTACTTCGCCCGCTCGCTGCGGCCCACCTCGGGGCACTCCTCCGCGAGCCGGGCCGCGAGCGCGATCTGGTCGGAGAAGTCCATCAGCCCGTGGTGCCGCTTCAGGGACCGGTAGGCCTCCACGAGGCCGAGCAGCTCGGCGCGCTTGTCGATGGCGGTGATGGCCTTCTCGTTCATCGCCCGGTAGGTCTTGCGGTGCTCGGTGGCCATCCCCTCGACCAGCAGCGGGCGCAGCCGCTCGTCGTGCGCGCGGACCTCGGCCGGGCCGACGAGGTGCTCGCTCATCTCACCGTCGAGCGCGAGGAGGTACTGCACGACGTGGCGCGGGGAGTCGGTGAGCTGCTCCACGGGGGCGGCGTAGCGCTGCACCGCCCGCGCGGCGAGCTGGAAGCGGCTCGCGTCGGCGATCAGGCGGGTGTCCGGCTCGTGCCCGATCCGCAGGCCGTGCTCGGTGAGCAGCGCCGAGGCATAGGAGTGGTACGTCGCCACCGTCGGCTCCTCGACCTCCTCCTCCTCACCGTCCGGGCCCGGGGCGCGGGTGCCCCGCTCGGGCAGCAGCCCGGCCTGGCGCAGGCTCTCGCGGATGCGGGTCTGGAGCTCGGCGGTGGCCTTGGTGGTGAAGGTCAGGCCGAGGATCTCCCCGGGCGCGACCCGGCCGGTGGCCACCAGCCACACGACGCGGGCGGCCATGACCGTGGTCTTGCCGGACCCGGCGCCGGCGATGACGACCGCGGGCTCGAGCGGCGCGGTGACCGCGGCGAACTGCTGGTCGCTGAAGGTCCAGTCGACGCCCATCAGCGCACGCAGCTGCTCGGGGGTCGTGATGTCGCGGACCTCCGCGCGGCCGGGCATGGTCGAGGTCATGAGAGCACCGTCCCTGAGGCCTTGGTGGGGCAGATCGCGGTGAAGGCGCAGCGCTCGCAGTGCGAGCCCGGACGGGCCACGAACTCCTCGGCCCGCAGCGCGGAGGCGGCGCTCGCGAGCTGCTCCTCGACCAGGCGGGGGCCGTCGCCGGCGGCCGGCGGCTGGTGCTGCACCTTGGGCAGCACCTCCCCGAGCCGCAGCTGGACGAGCTCGGCGCCACCGGAGACGCCGACGCCCTCGACCCCGGCCTCGCGCAGGTGCTCGTCGGCGGCGCCGTGGTCGACGGCGAGCTGGTAGAGCCCGAGCTGGGAGTGGCGCTGCACCTCCGGCCCGGTCGGGGCGTACTTGCCGGTCTTGAGGTCCACGACCACCACCCGGCCCTCCTCGTCGAGCTCGAGGCGGTCGGCGTACCCGTGGAGGCGGACGACCTGGCCGTCGGGCAGCTGCACCTCGGCGCGGATCCGCGGCTCGACGGCGAGCACCGTGCGCGCCCCGGGGCGGCGGTGCCAGGTCAGGAAGCGCTCCAGGGCCGCGGCGACGGCCTCGCGCTCGCGGGCGCGTGACCAGGGGGTGCGGAACTCCATCCGGCCCCACACCTCGTCGACCAGCGGCATCAGGTCCCGCTCGACCTCGACCTCCTCGGCCGGGACCCCGAGGGAGCCCGCGGCGAGCCGCTCGGCGACGGCGTGGACGACCTTGCCGAAGCCCTGGCCGGTGGAGCTGACCACCTCACCGCCCGCCTCCCGCTGGAGGAACCACTGCGCCGGGCAGGTCAGCAGCCCGTCGAGGGCGCTGGCCGAGAGGGTGAGCGGCTCCTCGGCCGGGCGGACCGGTCGGTCGGACCGGGTCGGCGCGCGCAGGCCCCACCACGTGGCGGGGTCGGCCTGCGGGGCGACCGGGCGGCCGTGGACGTCGAGCTCGGCGAGCAGCCGCAGCCGGCGGGCCGCGGCCCGGCGCAGCGCCTCGGGCTCGCCCGGGTCGGCCACCGTGCGCCGCAGCTCGGAGACCAGGCCGGCCATCGACAGCGGCCGGCGCGGGCGGCCGACGCGGTGGACCGGCTCGCGGCCGAGCTCGGTGAGGAAGCGGGAGGGCTGCTCGCCCTCGTCGTCGGAGGACCGGACCGCGGTCACGACCAGGCGCTGCTTGGCGCGGGTGGCCGCGACGTAGAACAGCCGGCGCTCCTCGGCCAGCATCGCGGCGCGGGTCAGCGGTGGCAGCAGCCCGTCGCGGTCGATCCGGTCGGCCTGGAGCAGGGAGTCGCGGCGCCGCAGGTCGGGCCAGGCGCCCTCCTGGACGTGGGCGACGACCACGAGCCGCCACTCCAGGCCCTTGGAGCGGTGCGCGGTGAGCAGCCGGACGGCGTCGCCGCGCACGCCCCGGTCGGCGAGGGTGTCGGCCGGGATCTCCTGGGCGCGCAGCGTCTCCAGGAAGCTGCGCACGCTGCGGTGCCCCTGCTGCTCCTCGGTGCGCGCGGCGACCTCGAAGAGGGCGCACAGGGCGTCGAGGTCGCGGTGGGCCAGGCGGGCGCCCTGCCCGCCGGTGGCGGTGGCCTGGCGCAGCCGGCGGCCCCAGTCGGTGCCGTCCCAGAGCAGCCAGAGCACCTCCTCGGCGGTCGCGCCGCCGGCGAGGGCCGCGCGGGCCCGCGCGAGCAGGTCGGCGAGGCGCAGGGCGCGGCGGGCGGGCTCGCCGGTGATCCCGGCGAGGGCGGCGGGCTCGAGCACGGCCCGGCGCACCAGCTCACGCGCCGGGGTGCCCGGCGAGGCGGCCCGCAGCGCCCGGGTGAGCGCCCGGACGTCGGTGGCGTCCAGGCCGCCCAGGGGCGAGGTCAGCAGCGCCTCGGCCCGGTCGGCGCCGACGTGGTCCTCGTCGGCCGGGTCCTCGACGTCGGCGTCGACCACCACCGCGAGGGCCGAGAGCAGCGGCAGGACCGCCGGCTCGCGCACCAGCGGCGTCTCGTCCGCGGCCACCTCGACCGGTACGCCGGCGGCGCTCAGCGAGCGGCGCAGGCCCGGGATCGACGCGCGGCCCGAGCGCACCAGGACGGCCATCTCCGACCAGGGCACGCCGTCCTCGAGGTGGGCGCGGCGCAGCAGATCCGCGGTGTGCTCGGTCTCGGCGCGGTGGGTGTCGAAGGTCAGCACCTCGACGCTGCCGGGGCCGTAGGTGTTGTCGGCGGGCACCGGGTTGCGGAACGCGGCGTACTGCTCCAGCGGGATCGACCCGGTGACGCCGATCGAGGCCGCGATCGAGCGCGAGGCGCGCAGCAGGCGCGAGCCGAAGCGCCGGGTGGTGCCGAGCGCGACCACCGGGGCCGGCTCGCCGGTGATCGTCGGGAACTCGCGGGGGAAGTCGAGGATCCCGCGGACGTCGGCGCCGCGGAAGCCGTAGATGGACTGGTCGGGGTCGCCCACCACCGTCAGGTCGCGCCCGTCGCCGGCGATCGCGCGCAGCAGCGCGACCTGGCTGGGGTCGGTGTCCTGGTACTCATCGACGAAGACGTGCCGCAGCTGGGCGCGGAGCTCGTCGCGGTGGACGTTGGCCTCGATGACCGCGCGCGCGACGAGGTCGGGGTAGTCGATCGCGGACTGGTCGCCGAGCACGTCGAGGTACTGCTCGAGGAAGAGCCCGGCCGCCTCCAGCTCCGGCACGCCCTCGGCCCGCCCGAGGGTGGCGAGGTCGGCCGGGTCCAGCCCGCGCTCGCGGGCCCGGGCGAGCACCGAGTGGACCTCGCGGGCGAACCCGCGGGTGCCGACGGCGGCGCGCAGGTGGTCGGGCCAACGCACCGACTCCGGGGCGTCGGTGAGCAGCTCCTGGAGCACGACGTCCTGCTCGGGGGCGGAGAGCAGGCGCAGGGGTGCGGCGTACAGCTCCGCCGGCGCGTAGCGCCGCACCAGCGCGTAGGCGAAGGAGTGGAACGTCGAGGACAGGCCGGTGGCCATGGTGCGGCCCAGCCGCGCGGTCACCCGGTCGCGCAGCTGCTCGGCGGCCTTGCGGGAGAAGGTCAGCGCCAGCACCTCGTCGGGCCGCGCGCCCTCCTCGACCCGGCGCACGATCGCCTCGACCAGCGTGGTGGTCTTGCCGGTGCCCGGCCCGGCCAGCACCAGCAGCGGCCCGCCCGGGTGGTCGACGACGCGCTGCTGGTGCTCGTCGAGGACCGGGACGGAGCCGGCCACCGGGCGGCGCGCGAGGCGGTACGTCGTGCCGCTGCTCCTCGGTGCCTGCGGGGCGGCGGTGGCGGTCATGGACCCATCACAACATCGAGCACCGACACCCCGTGGCAGGACCTGCCAGGATGCGGCCGTGAGCACCCGCACCGTCGCGATCCTGGCCTTCGACGACATGGAGGTCCTCGACTTCGCCGGCCCCTACGAGGTCTTCAACGTCGCCGGCGAGCTCGGCGAGGGCCGCCCCTTCGAGGTCGTCACCGTCGGGCTGACCGGCGAGCCTGCGGTCGGCCGGGGCGGCTTCACCGTGCTCCCCGACCACCGCCTCGACGACTGCCCGCCGGTCGACGTGCTCGTCGTCCCGGGCGGCGCCGGCACCCGGCGGCTGCTCGACGACGAGCACCTGGCCACCTTCCTCCGCGAGCGGTACGACGCCGTGGAGCTGCTGATGTCGGTGTGCACCGGCTCGATGCTGCTCGCCCGGGCCGGCCTGCTCGCGGGGC is a window encoding:
- a CDS encoding ATP-dependent helicase, whose product is MTATAAPQAPRSSGTTYRLARRPVAGSVPVLDEHQQRVVDHPGGPLLVLAGPGTGKTTTLVEAIVRRVEEGARPDEVLALTFSRKAAEQLRDRVTARLGRTMATGLSSTFHSFAYALVRRYAPAELYAAPLRLLSAPEQDVVLQELLTDAPESVRWPDHLRAAVGTRGFAREVHSVLARARERGLDPADLATLGRAEGVPELEAAGLFLEQYLDVLGDQSAIDYPDLVARAVIEANVHRDELRAQLRHVFVDEYQDTDPSQVALLRAIAGDGRDLTVVGDPDQSIYGFRGADVRGILDFPREFPTITGEPAPVVALGTTRRFGSRLLRASRSIAASIGVTGSIPLEQYAAFRNPVPADNTYGPGSVEVLTFDTHRAETEHTADLLRRAHLEDGVPWSEMAVLVRSGRASIPGLRRSLSAAGVPVEVAADETPLVREPAVLPLLSALAVVVDADVEDPADEDHVGADRAEALLTSPLGGLDATDVRALTRALRAASPGTPARELVRRAVLEPAALAGITGEPARRALRLADLLARARAALAGGATAEEVLWLLWDGTDWGRRLRQATATGGQGARLAHRDLDALCALFEVAARTEEQQGHRSVRSFLETLRAQEIPADTLADRGVRGDAVRLLTAHRSKGLEWRLVVVAHVQEGAWPDLRRRDSLLQADRIDRDGLLPPLTRAAMLAEERRLFYVAATRAKQRLVVTAVRSSDDEGEQPSRFLTELGREPVHRVGRPRRPLSMAGLVSELRRTVADPGEPEALRRAAARRLRLLAELDVHGRPVAPQADPATWWGLRAPTRSDRPVRPAEEPLTLSASALDGLLTCPAQWFLQREAGGEVVSSTGQGFGKVVHAVAERLAAGSLGVPAEEVEVERDLMPLVDEVWGRMEFRTPWSRAREREAVAAALERFLTWHRRPGARTVLAVEPRIRAEVQLPDGQVVRLHGYADRLELDEEGRVVVVDLKTGKYAPTGPEVQRHSQLGLYQLAVDHGAADEHLREAGVEGVGVSGGAELVQLRLGEVLPKVQHQPPAAGDGPRLVEEQLASAASALRAEEFVARPGSHCERCAFTAICPTKASGTVLS
- a CDS encoding DJ-1/PfpI family protein, whose protein sequence is MSTRTVAILAFDDMEVLDFAGPYEVFNVAGELGEGRPFEVVTVGLTGEPAVGRGGFTVLPDHRLDDCPPVDVLVVPGGAGTRRLLDDEHLATFLRERYDAVELLMSVCTGSMLLARAGLLAGRPATTHHTTFEELAAIDPSVVVERGSRFVRSGERLWTSAGVSAGIDLALTVVEELAGPATRAAAAAEMEWMWGSAGAEGADRQR